In a genomic window of Arvicanthis niloticus isolate mArvNil1 chromosome 8, mArvNil1.pat.X, whole genome shotgun sequence:
- the LOC117714255 gene encoding vomeronasal type-1 receptor 4-like has product MKLKIVLNISEITLFLFLTGLGTVANISIFVNYICSFMGSEKNSIHLILIHLMLTNTIVLFSKVMPTTIAALGLRHFLGDVGCYIIVFLERMARGLCICTSSLLTVVQAVIMSPRVSWWGRLRLRSAWHVLLSLFFFWILNSLISMNLLLSIRDTATDTLQLRKNSEYCYFKKESQKRNNIFLILMVLRDAVFQGAMGGASGSMVFLLHKHHQHVLYLQNSKLLYRTPPELRAAHSVLLLMLCFVFFYWTDCAVSLYLSSSLKNDSLTMHFQEFLTIGYSVISPFILIHRDGHLAEYCHAC; this is encoded by the coding sequence ATGaagttaaaaatagttttgaataTTAGTGAAATaactctatttctttttctaactgGACTTGGCACTGTagcaaatatttccatttttgtgaATTATATCTGTTCTTTTATGGGCTCTGAAAAGAACTCTATACACCTTATTCTCATCCACTTGATGTTGACAAATACTATAGTGCTTTTTTCCAAGGTAATGCCAACGACAATTGCAGCTTTAGGGTTGAGACATTTCCTAGGTGATGTAGGCTGTTACATTATTGTTTTCCTAGAAAGGATGGCCCGGGGCCTGTGCATCTGCACCAGCAGTCTCCTCACAGTGGTCCAGGCTGTTATCATGAGCCCCAGAGTCTCCTGGTGGGGGAGGCTCAGACTAAGATCTGCATGGCAtgtgcttctctctctgttcttcttttGGATTCTAAATTCATTGATCAGCATGAACCTCCTTCTTTCCATCAGAGACACAGCTACAGATACCTTACAACTGAGGAAGAATAGCGAATATTgttatttcaaaaaagaaagtcaaaaaagaaacaacatttttctCATCCTCATGGTCCTCAGGGATGCAGTGTTCCAGGGTGCCATGGGAGGGGCCAGTGGCTCTATGGTATTTCTTCTCCACAAGCACCACCAGCATGTCCTCTACCTTCAGAACTCCAAGCTTCTCTACAGAACTCCCCCTGAGCTGAGAGCTGCCCATAGTGTCCTCCTTCtgatgctctgttttgttttcttttattggacaGATTGTgctgtttctttgtatttatctTCCTCTTTGAAGAATGACTCCTTAACAATGCATTTTCAAGAATTTCTGACTATTGGTTATTCGGTTATTAGCCCATTTATACTGATTCACAGAGATGGACATCTGGCTGAATATTGCCATGCTTGTTAA
- the LOC117714158 gene encoding putative vomeronasal receptor-like protein 4, with product MIWSDLIQQIIFLSLIGLGILGNILMFVRHVYIFIMGSEKKPIDLIFTHLVFSNVIIICTSGVRYIATKLHFKNVLGNVGCKIVVYLGRMARGLSICTTCLLSMFQAVTISPRTSLWRKFKPQTACQVFSCLLLLWILNVLISSNLLHHITAGSSLNGSRAGVYDGYCYMLPSRYLVKWLFLSLMTLRDVIFQSLMGWSSGYMALHLYKHHKRVLYLHSSRSANNASPEIRATWSVLILMACFLFYYLGDFIFSFYVGSVLTLDSIILNIKIFLVIGYAVLSPFVLLIKDFHLFNFWHNHWRVEETAF from the coding sequence ATGATTTGGAGTGACCTCATCCAGCAAATAATCTTCCTTTCTCTTATTGGACTTGGGATCTTAGGAAACATCCTTATGTTTGTGAgacatgtgtacatatttatCATGGGTTCTGAGAAAAAACCTATAGACCTTATCTTCACTCATCTGGTGTTTTCAAATGTAATCATTATTTGTACTTCAGGGGTCAGATATATAGCCACAAAACTTCATTTCAAAAATGTTCTGGGTAATGTGGGCTGTAAAATCGTGGTTTATCTGGGAAGGATGGCCCGTGGCCTCTCCATCTGCACCACCTGTCTCCTCAGCATGTTCCAGGCTGTCACCATCAGTCCCAGAACCTCCTTGTGGAGAAAGTTCAAACCACAGACAGCATGTCAAGTtttttcctgtctcctcctcctttggATTCTTAATGTTCTCATAAGCTCCAACTTGCTTCATCACATCACAGCGGGCAGCAGTTTGAATGGCTCTAGAGCTGGTGTGTATGATGGGTATTGCTATATGCTGCCATCGAGGTATCTAGTTAAatggcttttcctctctctcatgaCTCTTCGTGATGTCATCTTTCAAAGTCTCATGGGCTGGAGCAGTGGATACATGGCTCTCCATCTGTATAAACATCACAAGCGTGTCCTCTATCTTCACAGCTCTAGGTCTGCAAATAATGCCAGCCCAGAAATCCGAGCTACATGGAGTGTTCTCATACTTATggcctgttttctcttctattacttgggggatttcattttttccttttacgTTGGTTCTGTCTTGACTCTTGACTCCAtaatactaaatattaaaatatttctagtaATTGGCTATGCTGTTCTAAGCCCCTTTGTTCTGCTAATAAAGGATTTCCATCTGTTTAATTTCTGGCATAATCATTGGAGAGTTGAGGAAACAGCTTTCTAA